One Conger conger chromosome 18, fConCon1.1, whole genome shotgun sequence DNA window includes the following coding sequences:
- the atp6v1ba gene encoding V-type proton ATPase subunit B, kidney isoform: MATLVENRNMELNGPEAAARQHAQAVTRNYISQPRLTYSTVSGVNGPLVILDNVKFPRYAEIVHLTLPDGTKRSGQVLEVIGSKAVVQVFEGTSGIDAKKTACEFTGDIMRTPVSEDMLGRVFNGSGKPIDRGPIVLAEDYLDIMGQPINPQCRIYPEEMIQTGISAIDGMNSIARGQKIPIFSAAGLPHNEIAAQICRQAGLVQKSKDVMDYSAENFAIVFAAMGVNMETARFFKSDFEENGSMDNVCLFLNLANDPTIERIITPRLALTTAEYLAYQCEKHVLVILTDMSSYAEALREVSAAREEVPGRRGFPGYMYTDLATIYERAGRVEGRNGSITQIPILTMPNDDITHPIPDLTGYITEGQVYVERQLHNRQIYPPINVLPSLSRLMKSAIGEGMTRKDHAEVSNQLYACYAIGKDVQAMKAVVGEEALTSDDLLYLEFLHKFEKNFIAQGPYDNRTVYETLDIGWQLLRIFPKEMLKRIPQSTLAEFYPRESTARH, translated from the exons CATACTCCACTGTGTCGGGGGTTAATGGACCTTTGGTGATTCTTGATAATGTGaag TTCCCCAGGTACGCTGAGATCGTGCACTTGACCTTACCTGATGGCACCAAGCGGAGCGGCCAGGTGCTGGAGGTGATCGGGAGCAAGGCTGTGGTCCAG GTATTTGAGGGGACGTCTGGGATTGATGCCAAGAAGACTGCCTGTGAGTTCACCGGTGACATCATGCGCACCCCTGTGTCCGAGGATATGCTGG GGCGCGTTTTCAATGGCTCGGGAAAGCCCATCGACCGGGGTCCGATCGTGCTGGCGGAGGACTACCTGGACATCATGG GTCAGCCAATCAACCCACAGTGCCGTATCTACCCGGAGGAGATGATCCAGACTGGGATCTCTGCCATTGACGGGATGAACAGCATCGCCCGAGGCCAGAAGATCCCCATCTTCTCCGCTGCCGGCCTCCCCCACAACGAG ATTGCAGCGCAGATCTGTCGTCAAGCCGGGCTGGTGCAGAAGTCCAAAGACGTGATGGACTACAGCGCCGAGAACTTCGCCATCGTCTTCGCCGCCATGGGC GTGAACATGGAAACTGCCCGCTTCTTCAAGTCTGATTTTGAGGAGAATGGCTCCATGGACAACGTGTGCCTGTTCTTGAACCTGGCCAACGACCCCAC TATTGAACGCATCATCACCCCTCGCCTGGCTCTAACCACTGCTGAGTATCTGGCCTACCAATGTGAGAAGCACGTGCTGGTCATCCTCACAGACATGAGCTCCTATGCTGAAGCCCTGCGAGAG GTGTCCGCTGCCCGAGAGGAGGTCCCGGGACGGCGGGGGTTCCCCGGCTACATGTACACCGACCTGGCCACCATCTACGAGCGCGCCGGGCGCGTGGAGGGCAGGAACGGCTCCATCACCCAGATCCCCATCCTGACGATGCCCAACGACG ACATCACCCATCCCATCCCTGACTTGACGGGATACATCACTGAGGGCCAGGTCTATGTGGAGCGACAGCTGCATAACAGACAG ATCTACCCTCCTATCAACGTGCTGCCCTCCCTTTCTCGACTCATGAAGTCCGCCATCGGGGAAGGGATGACTCGTAAAGATCACGCCGAAGTCTCCAACCAGCTG TACGCCTGCTACGCCATCGGAAAAGACGTCCAGGCCATGAAGGCTGTGGTCGGAGAAGAGGCGCTCACCTCGGACGACCTGCTCTACCTGGAGTTCCTGCATAAGTTTGAGAAGAACTTCATCGCTCAAG GTCCCTATGACAACAGGACTGTGTATGAAACCCTGGACATCGGCTGGCAGCTTCTCCGAATCTTCCCCAAAGAAATGCTGAAACGAATCCCGCAGAGCACCCTGGCCGAGTTCTACCCAAGGGAGTCCACCGCCCGCCACTGA